The following coding sequences lie in one Lolium perenne isolate Kyuss_39 chromosome 2, Kyuss_2.0, whole genome shotgun sequence genomic window:
- the LOC127335910 gene encoding uncharacterized protein, with protein sequence MCIAAWAWQSHPAYGLLLLFNRDEYHSRPTRPAEWWPAAGEEGEQILGGKDEVGGGTWLGCTKAGKLAFLTNVREPSPRADARSRGELPVRFLQGRQDPLEYATEIAKEADQYNGFNLILADVHLGTMVYISNKPNGASVVQTVSPGCHVLSNAAIDSPWPKALHLGQSFNRFLAVHDDAEVSLKQMVEELMTDTAKADRSAVPDTGVDSDWEYQLSSIFIDTEKGQARYGTRSMAAIAVKLDGEVAFYERCLDNNSWKENLMRFQMEVAK encoded by the exons ATGTGCATCGCGGCTTGGGCGTGGCAGTCTCACCCGGCGTACGGCCTGCTCCTCCTCTTCAACCGCGACGAGTACCACTCCAG GCCGACGCGGCCGGCGGAGTGGTGGCCCGCCGCGGGGGAGGAGGGCGAGCAAATCCTCGGGGGCAAGGACGAGGTAGGCGGGGGCACGTGGCTGGGGTGCACCAAGGCCGGGAAGCTGGCCTTCTTGACCAACGTCCGGGAGCCTAGCCCCCGGGCCGATGCGAGGTCCAGAGGGGAGCTTCCCGTCAGGTTTCTCCAG GGCAGGCAGGATCCATTGGAGTATGCGACAGAAATTGCAAAGGAAGCAGATCAGTACAATGGCTTTAATCTTATATTGGCCGATGTGCATTTAGGAACCATGGTTTACATTTCTAATAAACCCAATGGCGCTTCTGTGGTTCAAACAGTTTCCCCTGGGTGTCATGTGCTTTCTAATGCTGCTATTGACTCCCCTTGGCCAAAG GCGCTGCACTTAGGACAGAGTTTCAACAGATTTCTTGCAGTTCATGATGATGCAGAAGTCTCTTTGAAGCAGATGGTTGAAGAGCTAATGACAGACACCGCCAAGGCCGACAGATCAGCGGTGCCTGACACTGGCGTCGATTCCGACTGGGAATACCAGCTAAGCTCTATATTCATCGACACGGAGAAGGGACAG GCACGATATGGGACACGAAGCATGGCTGCCATAGCAGTGAAATTGGACGGCGAGGTAGCTTTCTATGAGAGGTGCCTGGATAACAACTCGTGGAAGGAAAATCTCATGCGATTTCAGATGGAGGTGGCAAAATAA